A genome region from Bradyrhizobium sp. WSM1417 includes the following:
- a CDS encoding SDR family NAD(P)-dependent oxidoreductase → MAKDSLCAIVTGSASGLGAATAEILARSGARLVINYSSSQKEAEATAELCRKAGSPEVLVAQGDVSKDDDCRKIVAAAGGWGRLDVLVNNAGTTKHVAHADLDGLSAEDFQRLYGVNTIGPFQMVRAARSLLEAGAKASGRPSAVVNISSVAGISGVGSSIAYAASKGALNTMTLSLSRALAPLIRVNTVCPGYIDTPWFTKGRGEAGAKQVRDSVVAKVPLKVASSAEDIAQLVCFLALPASSNMTGEVVRMDAGMHLVT, encoded by the coding sequence ATGGCAAAGGACAGTTTGTGCGCAATCGTGACGGGGTCCGCCTCCGGCCTGGGTGCTGCGACCGCGGAAATTCTCGCACGGAGCGGGGCGCGGCTCGTCATCAACTATTCCTCGAGCCAGAAGGAAGCGGAGGCGACCGCTGAGCTGTGCCGCAAGGCGGGCTCACCGGAAGTTCTAGTCGCGCAGGGCGACGTCTCGAAGGATGACGATTGCCGCAAGATCGTTGCGGCAGCTGGCGGCTGGGGCCGGCTCGACGTGCTCGTCAACAATGCCGGCACCACCAAGCATGTCGCTCATGCCGATCTCGATGGATTGTCGGCGGAAGATTTCCAGCGCCTGTACGGCGTCAACACCATCGGCCCGTTCCAGATGGTGCGCGCGGCGCGCAGCCTGCTCGAGGCCGGCGCCAAGGCCTCGGGGCGGCCGTCGGCCGTGGTCAACATCTCCTCGGTCGCCGGCATCAGCGGCGTCGGTTCGTCGATCGCATACGCCGCGAGCAAGGGCGCGCTCAACACCATGACGCTGTCGCTGTCGCGCGCGCTGGCGCCGCTGATCCGCGTCAACACGGTATGCCCGGGCTATATCGATACGCCCTGGTTCACCAAGGGCCGCGGCGAGGCTGGCGCCAAGCAGGTACGCGACAGCGTCGTGGCGAAGGTGCCGCTGAAGGTCGCATCATCGGCGGAAGACATCGCGCAGCTCGTCTGCTTCCTGGCGTTGCCGGCCTCCAGCAACATGACCGGCGAGGTCGTGCGCATGGATGCGGGCATGCATTTGGTGACGTGA